From the genome of Bactrocera oleae isolate idBacOlea1 chromosome 2, idBacOlea1, whole genome shotgun sequence, one region includes:
- the Alh gene encoding pneumococcal serine-rich repeat protein isoform X6, with protein sequence MMMMDTTSGEQAGPLDSPRAGDVPAIAATFTVVKIDEAQTEAMDAESNNNHIEVHEYKEHRKSKKKKRDKRDKERRSEKHHRRERDGERHHHRRHRDRERDDAEHHHHNNHHHQHAHLNHSTSASSSPSSSASSFLSATISNEYIAVSPAASSPCCSVVSAVSSSASVVTATTATALSYPHNLKIRFLLSGQKTELSPPAHQTHSTDANSTQSGGNGSGNSSHNSSASSGTTSASISASIATSSAASTLATTTASHKYTLSTDAKSGGATNLSTSNVNSSTSNVHKSNTAGNTNSNNNSGSNSNAQNYSSSKEQHHRDDRYTTQAQTNNAANAASNAANAAANAPSLYVSVPLSTANVPGINLPTSNAASGGATDHHAPPSQSTRAAAAAISQQQQHQGSSTSINMIGGGTAGAHAGATPTPLGVGGSSSSGGAGGLLERQSPRIHHQPPALSEHHSNSNSSYFASSATGLPTAAHSSVIHQSGKSPSGNMMLSASSNPNLMATTTETGNLKISYEKQTTRVSQLQEQETAPVRRSRSRSGESSMQALQAQHLQQHHQQQQQQGGQSQQQQQQQQALATQKTTSRSGKKRAAAAAAAAAAAAAALGGNKNRDSPIEKLTKSSPSPIQQHFRNELATPTPPPNAPSPLSLPPPSASTPTPTPTPTHTPSPSPIVMLQGNSNSNASNTASPTRQKNANGNGGNETNGAGNVNIIGGSNNGGGVSSGVSSTSTNLVATNLTLAGTTSSSALTSAALSFASHDCDSAGATVKSVNNNGEVVNLSSNQGTVNNARRGGGNASSTAIEGSNMSATGAGASGKNTNDAPLITTNLSGKPLNKKLLRAQQTLYQQQLAAQQQQQQQQQQKRSPDHKNGGGKNTNPTTGAAAATSSNSSTSSPSSSAAPVSPAKTLTTLKNTNPNSNPSTAPPSSNTATSTAFTNTTTSNNLNNSSNSNINNGNNSSNSATNTSQLQTQQHQQQQQSAQQQQQQNNVAAASDNNNDIIEILQLTPTNTSTSSTLTHHQHHATNHPTQSKTLQSPANMATTSTTTTGGIQHRTPDSGIYSSSSFVANSSTVSNASSSSSSSSGGGGGLKFSYEPQATVIDSSAAHLLTAVTTATASLTAMTSNITTTTSTTSIKDSPPSSPGSEIGAITTAPRKRGRKAKDPLANANEVKVDVKVFQNGGHVIGATPTTAAAANMANSVPSGVSSGGATLHTAAHMLGNQLNPNSNVAQKLSDQLHMEIQDHSIYTTDAVTPQFVGVPFPGKSMRNSTSTPISTSSNTLTINSVSAVTPATEMTGGTSLASMFGSGVNGNMSIPQSLEQLLERQWEQGSQFLMEQAQHFDIASLLSCLHQLQRENVRLEEHVTSLIARRDHLLAVNARLAVPLKTNTTQSQATAVSSAAISTSVATVSTTAAAAGVVTATATSAIAAACAAAAIATTTAAVNALGGNNAGTGGGAAGGTGTIGSGNAGTALTTVVTAAATSLATAVTTSLTAMTVNTRLPNTATTASTGAGGGTPTSRLNTIVPQQHVLENGIDFRQTSAATTTTSAHVGTVGSGGGVGPSMGMRHSTASYVNASGIPATSMAGNMSATMHPNSLEGLSNMHTTAATTGGTATAVVGMSTMTANRLAQQQQQHQQHMQSLHQQQQQQQQQQHHQMSLAAAQQQQQQQQHIAQSAAAAAAMHHHQQQQAAHTHLHATHPLHLAHTHSHAPHVHTHAPHTHHAHQTHPSATVNVNAGIGVEPHSLASTRLGGVGGNGGMVGMVGPHIGNNNNPNNSNNTAASRGGSTTATTTTTYAIGSGVSGDGGGGVSGSVVGGGGGAGNTTLLASDSSHPTSAAAYTPHSLYTHHQVSPLRRDDNLVKPS encoded by the exons ATGATGATGATGGATACAACAAGCGGCGAACAAGCCGGTCCACTCGACAGTCCACGGGCAGGTGATGTACCCGCAATTGCGGCCACCTTCACAGTCGTGAAAATAGACGAAGCGCAAACCGAAGCAATGGATGCGGAGAGCAATAATAATCACATTGAAGTGCACGAGTACAAGGAGCATCGCAAGagtaagaagaagaagcgcgATAAGCGTGATAAAGAACGACGTAGCGAAAAGCATCATCGTCGCGAACGTGATGGTGAACGTCATCATCATCGACGTCATCGTGATCGTGAACGTGATGATGCCGAACATCATCATCATAATAATCATCATCACCAGCATGCACATCTGAATCACTCTACCTCAGCATCGTCATCGCCCTCCTCATCGGCGTCATCGTTTTTATCAGCTACAATATCAAATGAATATATTGCCGTGTCACCCGCCGCTTCATCGCCCTGCTGCAGCGTAGTGTCAGCGGTGAGCAGTAGCGCCAGCGTAGTGACGGCAACTACGGCAACAGCGTTGTCATATCCGCACAATTTAAAAATACGTTTCCTGCTTTCCGgg CAAAAAACTGAACTGAGTCCACCCGCACATCAAACACACAGCACCGATGCGAATAGCACGCAAAGCGGTGGCAACGGCTCTGGCAACAGCAGCCACAACTCCTCGGCCTCATCAGGTACAACATCCGCTTCAATATCCGCCTCAATCGCCACCTCTTCGGCGGCGTCAACActcgccaccaccaccgccTCGCACAAATACACACTGTCAACGGATGCCAAAAGTGGTGGTGCAACAAATTTAAGCACCAGCAATGTCAACTCGTCGACATCGAATGTGCATAAATCGAACACCGCTGGCAATacaaatagcaacaataacagcggTAGCAATTCAAATGCACAAAATTACTCCAGCTCAAAGGAGCAGCATCATCGCGATGACCGTTACACAACACAGGCGCAAACGAATAACGCTGCAAATGCCGCCAGCAATGCAGCGAACGCGGCAGCCAACGCGCCCAGCCTATATGTCTCTGTGCCACTCTCCACCGCCAATGTACCTGGAATCAATCTGCCAACAAGTAACGCAGCAAGTGGTGGTGCAACAG ATCACCATGCGCCGCCATCACAATCAACGCGCGCTGCTGCAGCAGCTATAAGTCAGCAGCAACAGCATCAGGGCAGTTCTACATCAATTAATATGATTGGGGGCGGCACAGCGGGCGCGCATGCGGGTGCCACACCCACACCACTAGGTGTTGGTGGTAGTAGTAGTAGTGGTGGAGCTGGTGGACTGCTAGAACGGCAATCGCCACGCATACACCATCAACCGCCGGCGCTTTCCGAACATCATAGTAATAGCAACAGTAGTTATTTTGCTAGCTCGGCAACTGGTCTACCAACAGCGGCGCATAGCAGTGTCATACATCAGAGCGGTAAATCGCCATCGGGCAATATGATGTTGAGCGCAAGCAGCAATCCCAATTTGATGGCCACCACAACGGAGACTGGCAATCTGAAAATCAGTTATGAAAAGCAAACAACGCGTGTCAGTCAGCTGCAAGAGCAGGAAACAGCACCAGTGCGAAGGAGCAG ATCGCGTTCCGGGGAGAGTAGTATGCAAGCGTTACAGGCGCAGCATCTACAACAACAccatcaacaacagcagcaacagggTGGCCAatcgcagcagcagcagcagcaacaacaagcgttGGCGACACAAAAAACCACTTCTCGCTCCGGTAAGAAAAGggctgccgctgccgctgcagcagcagccgccgccgccgccgctttGGGTGGTAACAAAAATCGCGATTCACCAATCGAAAAGCTAACGAAATCATCACCGTCGCCAATACAACAACATTTTCGCAACGAATTAgcaacaccaacaccaccacCAAACGCACCCTCACCACTCTCACTGCCACCGCCCAGCGCTTCGACACCGACACCAACACCCACACCTACACATACACCCTCACCATCACCGATTGTAATGCTGCAAGGTAACAGTAACAGCAATGCATCCAATACAGCATCACCAACAAGGCAAAAGAATGCCAACGGCAATGGTGGCAACGAAACGAACGGCGCCGGCAATGTCAATATCATTGGCGGAAGTAACAATGGTGGCGGTGTCAGTAGCGGTGTCAGTAGCACATCAACAAATCTGGTCGCGACGAACCTTACGCTGGCTGGTACAACATCCAGCTCGGCACTTACTTCCGCTGCTTTGTCTTTTGCCAGTCATGATTGTGACAGTGCTGGTGCCACTGTCAAATCGGTTAACAACAACGGCGAAGTGGTTAATCTTAGTTCTAATCAAGGCACTGTAAATAATGCCAGACGTGGTGGTGGTAATGCCTCAAGTACTGCTATAGAGGGTAGCAATATGAGCGCTACCGGAGCGGGTGCGTCTGGTAAGAACACAAATGATGCTCCGTTGATAACCACAAATCTAAGTGGAAAACCACTGAATAAGAAATTGTTACGTGCTCAACAAACGCTCTATCAGCAACAGTTGGCcgcgcagcaacaacagcagcagcagcagcaacaaaagcgTTCACCTGATCACAAAAATGGTGGCGGTAAAAATACAAATCCCACCACAGGCGCAGCGGCCGCCACTTCCTCCAATTCCTCAACCAGTTCCCCATCCTCTAGCGCGGCCCCAGTTTCGCCTGCTAAAACTTTAACTACTCTAAAGAATACTAATCCTAATAGCAATCCTTCCACTGCTCCTCCCTCAAGTAACACTGCAACATCAACTGCTTTTACTAACACAACCACtagcaacaatttaaataacagTAGTAATAGCAATATTAATAACGGCAATAATAGTAGCAATAGCGCCACTAACACAAGTCAACTGCAAACGCAAcagcatcagcaacaacaacaatcagctcaacagcaacagcaacaaaacaatGTTGCTGCTGCTAGCGACAACAATAATGATAtcattgaaattttgcaattaacCCCAACCAACACTTCTACTTCTTCAACGCTAACTCATCATCAACATCATGCCACTAATCATCCAACACAATCAAAAACATTGCAATCCCCTGCAAACATGGCAACAACTTCAACAACTACAACGGGTGGCATTCAACACAGAACTCCAGACAGCGGCATCTATTCCTCCTCGTCCTTTGTGGCGAACAGCAGCACCGTCTCGAATGCCTCCTCGAGCAGCAGCAGTAGTAGCGGTGGTGGCGGTGGCTTAAAATTCAGTTACGAACCTCAAGCCACGGTCATCGATTCGTCGGCAGCACATTTACTCACCGCCGTCACAACTGCGACAGCATCGTTAACAGCAATGACGAGCAATATCACAACCACCACCTCCACCACGTCCATCAAAGACTCACCGCCCAGCTCACCAGGCTCCGAAATAGGTGCTATAACAACAGCGCCACGTAAACGCGGACGCAAAGCAAAAGATCCACTTGCAAATGCTAATGAGGTGAAAGTTGATGTGAAAGTGTTTCAGAATGGTGGTCATGTCATAGGTGCCACGCCTACAACCGCCGCTGCAGCAAATATGGCGAACAGTGTGCCATCAGGTGTGTCCAGTGGCGGTGCGACATTGCATACCGCTGCCCATATGCTCGGCAATCAACTCAATCCGAATAGCAATGTGGCGCAGAAGCTCTCCGACCAACTGCACATGGAAATACAAGATCACAGCATCTACACCACAGATGCTGTAACACCGCAATTCGTGGGTGTACCCTTCCCAGGCAAATCGATG CGCAATTCTACTTCGACGCCGATCTCAACTAGCAGCAACACGCTCACCATCAACTCAGTCAGCGCTGTAACGCCCGCAACAGAAATGACCGGTGGCACATCACTGGCATCGATGTTCGGCAGCGGTGTGAATGGCAATATGTCCATACCGCAAAGTTTGGAACAACTGCTCGAACGTCAATGGGAGCAGGGCTCACAGTTTCTCATGGAGCAGGCGCAGCACTTTGACA TCGCGTCCTTGCTATCCTGTCTACATCAATTACAACGTGAAAATGTTCGCTTAGAGGAACATGTGACCAGTCTGATAGCACGTCGGGATCATCTGCTGGCTGTTAATGCACGGCTCGCCGTCCCATTGAAAACGAATACTACGCAGAGCCAAG CCACGGCCGTATCATCGGCAGCGATATCCACCAGTGTTGCCACCGTCTCGACAACAGCCGCAGCCGCAGGCGTTGTGACAGCGACAGCGACCTCGGCAATAGCAGCTGCCtgtgcagcagcagcaatagcaacaacaactgcagcgGTTAATGCGCTTGGCGGTAACAATGCCGGCACTGGCGGCGGAGCTGCTGGCGGTACTGGTACCATTGGCTCTGGCAATGCCGGCACCGCTTTAACAACGGTTGTAACGGCTGCTGCAACATCACTTGCCACCGCAGTGACCACATCGCTTACTGCTATGACTGTGAATACACGTCTGCCCAATACGGCCACAACGGCTTCAACCGGTGCAGGCGGTGGTACACCAACTTCGCGGCTAAATACAATTGTGCCACAGCAGCACGTGTTGGAAAATGGCATCGACTTTCGGCAAACAAGCGCAGCAACAACGACAACGTCAGCGCATGTTGGCACAGTTGGCAGCGGTGGAGGCGTTGGTCCATCCATGGGCATGAG GCACTCCACGGCCAGCTATGTAAATGCCTCAGGAATACCTGCCACCAGCATGGCGGGCAATATGTCAGCAACAATGCATCCCAATAGTCTCGAAGGACTTAGCAATATGCATACAACAGCTGCAACCACAGGTGGCACAGCTACTGCCGTTGTTGGTATGTCCACTATGACGGCAAATCGTcttgcacagcaacaacaacagcaccaacAGCACATGCAATCATTgcatcagcagcaacagcaacaacaacaacaacagcatcatCAAATGTCGCTAGCGGccgcacagcaacaacaacaacaacagcaacacataGCACAAAGTGCGGCCGCAGCAGCGGCCATGCAtcatcaccaacaacaacaagctgctCATACGCACTTGCACGCCACCCATCCTCTACATCTAGCACACACGCATTCGCATGCACCGCACGTGCACACGCATGCTCCTCATACTCATCATGCACATCAAACGCATCCGTCTGCCACAGTTAACGTCAACGCCGGCATCGGTGTCGAGCCACATTCACTTGCGTCAACACGTCTCGGTGGCGTCGGTGGAAATGGCGGCATGGTGGGCATGGTTGGGCCACACAttggcaataataataatccgaataacagcaacaacaccgcGGCGTCACGAGGTGGGTCAACAACCgcgacgacaacaacaacatatgctATTGGTAGTGGTGTGAGTGgtgatggtggtggtggtgttaGTGGAAGTGTCGTTGGTGGCGGCGGTGGTGCCGGTAATACCACATTACTCGCATCGGATAGCAGCCACCCCACATCCGCCGCCGCGTATACTCCTCACTCGCTTTATACACATCATCAGGTA TCACCGCTAAGGCGCGACGATAACCTAGTAAAGCCCAGCTGA
- the LOC138859017 gene encoding uncharacterized protein, which translates to KSTAALLAFRPSRQPQQHTTDRQQQQQQQQQAGKRASKKAKTKVEKAALQQAARQQPKLQQKTKLQNSQQKEVQQRQKSTKQAEEAAADSDTIKISSDEEQTSSKTNNTSRVTDDIYTLACNAASFEEQNRCRIPSASPCDSSNSSSAISSSLRSLDYEAEADEEDANECDGVELQRKLAGGNDNLMHVQNFLNYFDGQQRQQQQRQQQKQKTAAICYVAQLQHDMLRPQEVHNVNNYMTMGSTEANRLSTYVEQHAFDELLMPQQQLDFISAVAITTNALTTTSTTTTTASTAKASSKPGKFTISTKFLRKPRHKLKSVSLAPTADVNSALVKATTTIGGDKQLILHDQPQLSENKQLVLQQEQQQQQQQQQRQQPQCADEPNVKFNSNFSINSLLNKK; encoded by the coding sequence AAATCGACAGCAGCTTTATTGGCCTTTCGCCCTAGCCGCCAGCCACAACAGCACACAACAGaccggcagcagcagcagcagcagcaacaacaagcaggaAAACGAGCgtcaaaaaaagcaaaaacaaaggtAGAAAAGGCAGCGTTGCAACAAGCAGCCAGACAACAACCAAAGttacaacaaaaaacgaaattGCAGAATTCTCAACAAAAAGAAGTGCAGCAGCGACAAAAATCGACGAAACAAGCAGAAGAAGCAGCTGCCGACAGTGATACTATTAAAATTTCTTCCGATGAAGAGCAAACTTCGTCTAAAACAAACAACACAAGCCGCGTTACAGACGATATTTACACGCTTGCCTGCAATGCTGCTTCATTTGAAGAACAAAATCGCTGTCGTATACCCAGTGCTAGCCCGTGTGATAGCAGCAATTCATCCTCGGCTATATCCTCCTCTCTACGTTCGTTAGACTATGAAGCCGAAGCCGACGAAGAGGATGCCAATGAATGTGACGGTGTAGAATTGCAGCGCAAACTTGCCGGTGGCAATGACAATTTGATGCACGTGCAGAATTTCCTCAATTATTTCGATggacaacaacgacaacaacagcagcggcagcaacaaaaacaaaagaccgCAGCAATTTGTTATGTCGCACAGTTGCAACATGATATGTTGCGTCCACAAGAGGTGCACAATGTGAATAATTATATGACAATGGGTTCAACAGAAGCCAACCGTCTTAGCACGTATGTTGAGCAACACGCATTCGATGAGTTGTTGATGCCACAGCAGCAATTGGATTTCATATCGGCAGTTGCAATCACGACTAACGCATTGACAACAACAAGTACCACAACAACCACTGCGAGTACTGCGAAAGCAAGCAGTAAGCCAGGTAAATTCACAATTTCAACAAAGTTTTTACGCAAGCCGCGTCACAAATTGAAATCCGTGAGTTTAGCGCCAACAGCGGATGTAAACAGCGCATTGGTAAAAGCAACGACAACAATTGGTGGTGATAAGCAGTTAATATTGCATGATCAGCCACAGCTCAGTGAGAATAAACAGTTGGTATtgcaacaagaacaacagcaacagcagcaacaacaacaacgacaacaaccaCAATGTGCCGACGAACCGAatgtgaaattcaattcgaattTCTCTATTAATTcacttttgaacaaaaaataa